A genomic stretch from Candidatus Poribacteria bacterium includes:
- a CDS encoding M81 family metallopeptidase: MKSRPRIALGSILTECNEFGGVPIDIGWFERYELCRGAEVLQVDAGVVGGMLQVMRECGAEVVPLIYASTCPGGPLTAECYTQLKTELLDRLRASTPVDGVLLPLHGAATVEGLGDPEGDLIKSVRAIVGDAIPIVVTLDLHAHVTADMVRFADGLIAWETYPHRDTFTTGERGARLLWDILQGSCRPTMAMAKVPVITAAINGSTEGDDPFAQIMRAAKVLEGRDDVLSTSVFLVHPYLDQPDMGSGALVITDNDMEMAVSLANQLAEQYWTRRFDLEPDNHTPIEAIAKGLEVDGGPVLLVEAADCCGGGAAGDSVATLMALLDAKITAPSLVPVADPEAAAVCHRAGVGQEVTVALGHQLDPRWGKPVTVTGTVTRLSDGRFRYIGGIWGDVEGNMGPSAVLTIGEIQVLVATHGTYDWADEQFRSMGMQPPDAKFIVVKNPMNYRLAYGEIAKAAFILDTPGATPATCRHLPFKHLKRPYFPIDTEIPGLTPTILQ, from the coding sequence ATGAAAAGTAGACCGCGCATTGCACTCGGATCTATTCTCACCGAGTGCAACGAATTTGGCGGAGTGCCCATTGATATAGGCTGGTTTGAACGTTATGAGCTATGTCGAGGGGCTGAAGTCTTGCAGGTTGACGCCGGTGTGGTGGGTGGGATGCTACAAGTGATGCGCGAATGCGGAGCGGAGGTCGTTCCCCTGATTTACGCGAGCACCTGCCCCGGCGGTCCCCTGACCGCCGAGTGTTATACACAACTCAAGACGGAACTCCTAGATCGCTTACGCGCTTCCACCCCTGTTGATGGGGTGCTGTTGCCGCTACACGGTGCTGCGACAGTCGAAGGCCTCGGCGATCCGGAGGGTGATCTCATCAAATCGGTACGTGCAATCGTCGGGGATGCGATACCGATTGTCGTCACACTTGACCTACACGCGCATGTCACCGCCGACATGGTCCGTTTCGCCGATGGGCTAATTGCGTGGGAAACCTATCCCCACCGCGATACCTTCACCACCGGCGAGCGTGGTGCCCGACTGCTTTGGGATATTCTACAGGGAAGCTGTCGTCCGACCATGGCGATGGCAAAGGTGCCGGTAATTACCGCTGCGATTAACGGTTCGACCGAAGGGGATGACCCTTTTGCCCAAATTATGCGCGCTGCCAAGGTACTCGAAGGACGTGATGATGTCCTGTCTACTAGCGTTTTCTTGGTTCATCCATACTTGGATCAGCCGGACATGGGCAGCGGTGCATTGGTAATCACAGATAACGATATGGAGATGGCGGTATCGCTTGCAAATCAGCTTGCCGAACAGTATTGGACGCGACGGTTTGACCTTGAACCCGACAACCACACCCCAATCGAAGCTATTGCTAAGGGCTTAGAGGTAGATGGCGGTCCGGTGCTCTTGGTTGAAGCGGCGGATTGTTGTGGTGGCGGTGCAGCGGGCGATAGCGTTGCCACATTGATGGCGCTACTTGACGCAAAGATAACTGCACCTTCACTCGTACCTGTGGCGGATCCGGAAGCTGCTGCCGTCTGTCATCGTGCCGGTGTCGGTCAGGAGGTCACCGTTGCGTTGGGGCATCAACTCGATCCGCGCTGGGGTAAACCGGTGACCGTAACGGGCACGGTCACTCGGTTGAGCGATGGTCGTTTCCGCTATATCGGCGGAATTTGGGGCGATGTTGAGGGTAACATGGGTCCATCAGCGGTATTGACAATCGGCGAAATTCAGGTGCTCGTTGCTACGCACGGCACCTATGACTGGGCGGATGAGCAGTTTCGTTCTATGGGGATGCAGCCACCTGATGCCAAGTTCATCGTTGTCAAAAATCCGATGAACTACCGCCTCGCTTACGGTGAGATTGCCAAGGCAGCCTTCATCCTTGACACGCCCGGCGCGACACCGGCGACATGCCGACATCTTCCCTTCAAACATCTCAAACGGCCCTATTTTCCGATCGACACGGAGATTCCTGGGCTGACACCGACTATCCTTCAATAG
- a CDS encoding nucleoside 2-deoxyribosyltransferase produces the protein MRAYISIKYRADHSNGDCIEKIASALEQNGFETVCITRDIEKWGQIELSPQELMQRTFTEIDSSHLIVVDLTEKGVGLGIEAGYAYAKGIPIAVIAKKGSDISATLQGISQKLFLYDEFEDLTHFFKDIALFGD, from the coding sequence ATGAGAGCTTATATCTCTATTAAATACCGTGCGGACCATAGTAATGGAGATTGTATTGAGAAAATTGCATCGGCACTTGAGCAAAATGGCTTTGAAACAGTATGTATCACTCGTGATATTGAGAAGTGGGGACAGATTGAATTAAGTCCCCAAGAATTGATGCAAAGAACATTTACCGAAATTGATTCGAGTCACTTAATCGTGGTTGACTTGACAGAAAAAGGGGTAGGATTGGGTATTGAAGCGGGTTACGCATATGCCAAAGGAATTCCCATTGCAGTCATCGCGAAGAAGGGTTCCGATATTTCGGCAACGCTACAGGGAATTTCACAGAAACTGTTTTTGTATGATGAGTTCGAGGATCTTACACACTTTTTCAAAGATATAGCCTTGTTCGGTGATTAA
- a CDS encoding phytanoyl-CoA dioxygenase family protein, whose amino-acid sequence MLTPSQIDEFHRNGFLNGGRILTDEELEALRTDLDGILERGPDSFSSEEPQPVSFRNMSQRSDESTALAVWQIVNIWEASSAFERLIYHPSIVKGISQLTDAPNLMVWHDQIQYKPPNYGGATRWHQDAPLWPIILPMTPVSAWIALDDADEENGCMWMVPGSYKWGDQMDFLRTQQHLEQREEFMNIQGFSPPDDSEVKAVAPQPRPVKSGEVSFHHSLTWHGSPFNRSNRPRRAIAIHYMTGESRFVASGQHLMKQFITLEDGEPMAEAGEHFPSVCRDGEPVGVPV is encoded by the coding sequence ATGCTAACACCATCACAAATCGACGAATTTCATCGCAACGGCTTCCTCAACGGCGGTCGCATCCTCACCGATGAAGAATTGGAGGCACTGAGGACGGATTTAGACGGTATCTTAGAAAGAGGTCCCGACAGCTTTTCCAGTGAAGAACCGCAACCGGTGTCATTTCGTAACATGTCCCAACGGAGCGACGAATCCACTGCACTCGCTGTTTGGCAGATTGTCAATATCTGGGAGGCATCCTCAGCTTTTGAGCGGCTGATCTACCACCCATCCATCGTTAAGGGGATAAGCCAGTTGACAGATGCTCCCAATCTGATGGTCTGGCACGATCAGATCCAGTACAAACCCCCCAACTACGGTGGAGCAACCCGATGGCACCAAGATGCACCGTTATGGCCCATCATCCTTCCGATGACACCCGTATCGGCATGGATCGCCTTGGATGACGCCGACGAGGAGAATGGTTGTATGTGGATGGTGCCCGGAAGCTATAAGTGGGGCGATCAGATGGACTTCCTTCGCACCCAACAACACCTTGAACAGCGCGAAGAATTTATGAACATTCAAGGGTTTTCTCCACCCGATGATTCGGAAGTCAAAGCTGTGGCACCACAGCCCCGACCGGTCAAGAGTGGTGAAGTGTCATTCCACCACTCGCTGACTTGGCACGGCTCGCCTTTCAACCGCTCGAATCGGCCACGGCGAGCTATCGCCATTCACTACATGACCGGGGAATCACGTTTTGTGGCAAGCGGTCAGCATTTAATGAAGCAGTTTATAACGTTGGAAGATGGTGAACCGATGGCTGAAGCCGGTGAGCATTTCCCCAGCGTCTGCCGAGATGGTGAACCGGTCGGTGTTCCCGTGTAG